From a region of the Helianthus annuus cultivar XRQ/B chromosome 5, HanXRQr2.0-SUNRISE, whole genome shotgun sequence genome:
- the LOC110942526 gene encoding uncharacterized protein LOC110942526, with protein sequence MARRTVYDQATTGFASGNSPITLPDILNNWSWRIPSYIMTAITNSCQFHGRDDEDAPAHINRITRLCSTFSIEGVNLDARFLQIFPFSLAGRTAVWFDSQPAGTFTTWAGLCDAFLAKYFPPAKASRLRDQIHSFRMEPDEPYHLAWERFQTLLSRCSQHGLSDWALVEKFYNGLTPEIRARFDTSAGGQLMGKKTVAECNDLFQSFAHSDMDYSTTNRTSIPVRTSSAGRGVNQVSLDPSVAAAMIERVREELRQEMRRELSEIKKIVDRCEVCRGGHDTLDCPTLTLEQVEFIAGQSRGQFSNNNNLFNSSWQGSGSSSGYRPSGDPPGFPSSQYQSRGTDLYQSGQYSGSSRQFASRGPTQESQGSGKAPEVSTGWRRCSPR encoded by the coding sequence ATGGCCCGTAGGACAGTCTACGATCAGGCGACCACTGGCTTTGCTAGTGGGAATTCCCCCATCACCCTTCCAGACATCCTGAACAATTGGTCTTGGCGGATTCCTTCCTACATCATGACGGCCATCACCAATTCATGCCAGTTTCATGGACGTGACGACGAGGATGCACCCGCTCACATCAACCGCATCACTCGTCTTTGCAGCACCTTCTCCATTGAGGGGGTGAACCTCGATGCTCGATTTCTTCAGATCTTTCCATTCTCACTCGCTGGACGCACAGCCGTCTGGTTCGATTCTCAGCCCGCAGGCACTTTCACCACTTGGGCAGGTCTCTGTGATGCTTTCTTAGCCAAGTACTTTCCACCAGCCAAGGCATCTCGCCTTCGTGATCAGATCCACTCCTTCCGCATGGAGCCTGATGAGCCGTACCACTTGGCGTGGGAGCGTTTTCAGACGCTTCTTTCCCGTTGTTCGCAGCATGGTTTGTCTGATTGGGCGTTAGTTGAAAAATTCTACAATGGTCTTACTCCTGAGATTAGAGCTCGTTTCGATACTTCAGCAGGGGGGCAACTTATGGGCAAGAAGACAGTAGCTGAGTGTAACGATTTGTTTCAAAGTTTTGCCCATTCTGACATGGATTACAGCACTACCAACAGGACTTCCATTCCTGTTCGTACCTCCTCGGCCGGTCGAGGGGTAAACCAAGTTAGCTTGGATCCATCGGTAGCTGCTGCTATGATCGAGAGAGTCAGAGAGGAGTTGAGGCAAGAGATGAGGCGAGAGCTGAGTGAGATTAAGAAGATAGTTGATAGGTGTGAGGTCTGTAGGGGAGGTCACGACACGCTCGATTGTCCCACTCTTACTCTAGAGCAGGTTGAGTTCATAGCTGGTCAGTCTAGGGGTCAatttagtaataataataatctttttAACTCCAGCTGGCAGGGTAGTGGTAGTAGTAGTGGATATCGCCCTTCTGGCGATCCCCCTGGTTTTCCATCGAGTCAGTATCAAAGTAGGGGGACTGATTTATATCAGAGTGGTCAGTATAGTGGTTCGAGTAGGCAGTTTGCTAGTAGGGGACCGACTCAGGAGAGTCAAGGCAGTGGAAAGGCTCCTGAGGTTAGTACAGGTTGGAGGAGATGTTCGCCCAGATGA
- the LOC118492058 gene encoding uncharacterized protein LOC118492058: MEKAEKKQTEEPWLLYTDGASNEDGAGAGLRLVSPDKHEFTYAIRLDFKSTNNEAEYEAFLAGLRLAIKMGVRHIEAHVDSMLKREQASRRAEQARINKFSAPSKGCAHRGFEQPIRSTQRSKCHPDRNNVLDDTDNHVLAVRDTSRKQSRGAKDPIQIRTLSDGRWILYRKSYLGPLLRCVDAEDANYLIREVHEGICGIHAGPRMVVAKVMNAGYYWPGMHLDVVKELRKCSGCQRHAPKTMRPKNELVPVTTAWPFQQWGIDMVGPFPEAPGAVKFIIVAVDYFTKWVEAKALASTTSAVVKRFIWEQIICRFGLPLRIITDNGTNFAADDLERWFKDLHIEHTFSSVAHLQGNGQVEAVNKSIVDGIKARVRVCTFNPGDYVLRDNEASNAEKPGKLAPKWEGPYVIDAVLGKGAYKLRTINNKEVPRTWNAQQLRKCYM; the protein is encoded by the exons ATGGAAAAAGCCGAGAAAAAGCAAACAGAAGAGCCATGGTTGTTATACACCGATGGAGCGTCCAACGAAGACGGCGCAGGCGCAGGGCTTAGGCTAGTAAGCCCCGATAAACATGAATTCACATACGCAATACGCCTGGATTTTAAGAGCACAAACAACGAAGCAGAGTATGAAGCTTTCCTGGCTGGCTTACGATTGGCAATCAAAATGGGGGTCCGACACATCGAAGCGCATGTGGACTCCATGCTG aagcgagaacaagcCAGCAGACGCGCTGAGCAAGCTCGCATCAACAAGTTTTCAGCACCTAGCAAAGGATGTGCGCATAGAGGTTTTGAGCAACCCATCCGTTCCACTCAGAGAAGTAAGTGTCATCCAGACAGGAACAACGTCCTGGATGACACCGATAATCATGTACTTGCAGTCAGGGATACTTCCCGAAAACAAAGCCGAGGCGCGAAAGATCCAATACAAATCAGAACACTATCAGATGGCAGATGGATACTGTACCGAAAGTCGTATCTTGGCCCGTTGCTAAGATGCGTCGACGCCGAAGACGCAAACTACCTAATCCGGGAAGTTCACGAAGGAATTTGTGGCATTCATGCCGGGCCTCGAATGGTGGTagcaaaagtgatgaatgccgGATACTACTGGCCTGGGATGCATCTGGACGTTGTGAAAGAGTTGAGGAAGTGCAGTGGCTGCCAGAGACATGCGCCAAAGACCATGCGCCCCAAAAATGAACTAGTAccagtcacaaccgcatggccttttcaacaatggggcatagacatggtaggTCCTTTCCCAGAAGCACCAGGGGCAGTCAAATTTATAATAGTCGCAGTCgactatttcaccaaatgggtggaGGCGAAAGCACTTGCATCAACCACATCGGCAGTCGTCAAACGATTCATATGGGAGCAAATCATATGCCGCTTTGGCCTACCTCTCAGAATCATCACCGATAACGGAACTAACTTCGCAGCAGACGacctcgaacgatggttcaaagaCCTACATATCGAGCATACCTTCTCTTCGGTTGCACACCTGCAAGGGAACGGTCAAGTAGAGGCAGTCAACAAAAGTATCGTTGATGGGATCAAGGCAAG AGTCCGAGTCTGCACTTTTAACCCGGGAGACTATGTCCTAAGAGACAATGAAGCTTCCAACGCAGAAAAGCCCGGaaaactggctcccaaatgggaaggcccatatgtAATCGATGCAGTACTCGGCAAGGGAGCTTACAAATTGCGCACCATCAACaacaaagaggttccacgaacctggaatgcTCAACAACTCCGAAAGTGCTACATGTAA